A single genomic interval of Astyanax mexicanus isolate ESR-SI-001 chromosome 4, AstMex3_surface, whole genome shotgun sequence harbors:
- the LOC125801343 gene encoding zinc finger protein 239-like translates to MEKHHQRIHTEKPYHCSDCGKSFTALNSLKIHQRIHTGEKPYHCSDCGKSFTKQSNLKIHQRIHTGEKPYHCSDCGKSFTIQSNLKIHQRIHTGEKPYHCSDCGKSFTKHSTFKIHQRIHTGEKPYHCSDCGKSFTKHSTFKIHQRIHTGEKPYHCSDCGRSFTKLSHLKIHQRIHTGEKLYHCSDCGKSFNRHSHLRLHQRIHTGEKPYHCSDCGKRFNQQGDLKKHQRIHTGEKPYHCSDCGKRFNQQGHFKIHQRIHTGEKPYHCSDCGKSFIKQSDLKKHQRIHTGVKPYHCSDCGKSFNQLNHLKNHQCIHTEMYPRCIPLQ, encoded by the coding sequence atggagaaacatcaccagcgcattcacacagagaaaccgtatcactgctcagactgtgggaagagttttactgcactaaattctctcaaaatacaccagcgcattcacacaggagagaaaccgtatcactgctcagactgtgggaagagttttactaaacagagtaatctcaaaattcaccagcgcattcacacaggagagaaaccgtatcactgctcagactgtgggaagagttttactatacagagtaatctcaaaattcaccagcgcattcacacaggagagaaaccgtatcactgctcagactgtgggaagagttttactaaacatagTACtttcaaaattcaccagcgcattcacactggagagaaaccgtatcactgctcagactgtgggaagagttttactaaacatagtactttcaaaatacaccagcgcattcacacaggagagaaaccgtatcactgctcagactgtgggaggagttttactaaactgagtcatctcaaaattcaccagcgcattcacacaggagagaaactgtatcactgctcagactgtgggaagagttttaatcgacacaGTCATCTCagactgcaccagcgcattcacacaggagagaaaccgtatcactgctcagactgtgggaagaggttTAATCAACagggtgatctcaaaaaacaccagcgcattcacacaggagagaaaccgtatcactgctcagactgtgggaagaggtttaatcaacagggtcatttcaaaattcaccagcgcattcacacaggagagaaaccgtatcactgctcagactgtgggaagagttttattaaacagagtgatctcaagaaacaccagcgcattcacacaggagtgaaaccatatcactgctcagactgtgggaagagttttaatcaactgaatCATCTTAAAAatcaccagtgcattcacacagaAATGTATCCCAGATGTATTCCACTGCAATAA